In Polyodon spathula isolate WHYD16114869_AA chromosome 11, ASM1765450v1, whole genome shotgun sequence, one genomic interval encodes:
- the LOC121322976 gene encoding obscurin-like protein 1 isoform X4 produces MDVFGGAPRFLAYPRPLVVQSGTDAALKCQIAGDPRPAVIWERANKKLHPDGRYRLFEDGNVYNLIISRVGAEDSGQYICKAKNSIGETYAAATLKVEGEAQEKELREENRPRFLIKPLSVRVGRGEDAVFSCKLWGKPRPEIIWEKDGKKLNDIFESAHFSIGHQDGGWFQLKIFQTRAPDAGVYTCRARNEYGEALAGAVLLVDAGPGHEEEAATRNGYANGHWKHHQGKRGSRFNGTHKIEEPEPNSAKVKMFTVSEGKHAKFRCYVTGKPKPEIVWRKDGIVIMSGRRYLLYEDREGYFTLKVLYCKQQDNGLYVCAASNTAGQTLSAVHLNVKEPTVRFKQPLNDVEVRERELAVLECEVSVDTIPTTWYLEDRRLQPGAKYGIEQRGTVRRLTIRDIGTDDDGIYLCEMADGGRSIAEVSVRGTIVRRLPRKVDLLEGENAAFCVEVKEEEMDIHWYKDGLELRETHQTILKSFGKTHILVFVNATPQDSGIVTFIVGRSKTSSRLRVKAVRRSPPSCPVGVQMNTERSNSALLSWVPAHDSRKNPPTGYVLERQEVGSQEWLQCLTTEIASAVEILGDSVPSEADYRFRICSVNKYGRSGHVEFSSVVHLVPVARIKTPLQDVLVSEGKDAKFSIELSTLVIGTWFLNGSQIQEDERYTIHRSRTEHSLRLKATNPSDNRSEITFIAYGVRDSAMLYVQPPPVKFEPLPEMDRNKKIEAGSPVVLYCELSDANAHVHWYKDGVELHTQEGIHVQSEGTMRRLVIQSADFSHSGEYRCDAIDDVLKFNVDVEAPRVKFAALSLMDRHKNIESGSPIELCCELSNPNTQVCWYKDGTELHPQDGLDIQSEGTKRQLVIQSAKVSHSGVYTCDALDDVIKFNVAVEAPPVKFAALSEMDRNKKIEAGSPVVLYCELSDANAQVHWYKDGVELHTQEGIHIQSEGTTRRLVIQSADFSHSGEYRCDAIDDVLKFNVDVEAPRVKFAALSLMDRHKNIESGSPIELCCELSNPNIQVCWYKDGTELHPQDGLDIQSEGTKRQLVIQSAKVSHSGVYTCDALDDVIKFNVVVEAPPVKFAALSEMDRYKKIEAGSPVVLYCELSDANAQVHWYKDGVELHTQEGIHIQSEGTTRRLVIQSADFSHSGEYRCDAIDDVLKFNVDVEAPPVKFAALSEMDRNKKIEAGSPVVLYCELSDANAQVHWYKDGVELHTQEGIHIQSEGTMRRLVIQSAEVSHSGVYCCDTVDDVIKFNVDVEAPPVKFAALSEMDRHKIIESGSPIELCCELSNPNTLVHWYKDGTKLHPQEGFNIQSVGSTRRLVIHSAEISHSGVYSCDAVDDVIKFNVDVEAPPVKFAALSEMDRHKIIESGSPIELCCELSNPNTWVRWFKDGMELHPQEGFDIQSEGSTRRLIIHSAEISHSGLYSCDAVDDVIKFIVDVEAPPVKFNPLPEADLHKSIVECSPIVLYCEVSRPDAPVRWYKDGIEIQPRDGITVQSDNTMRRLVIQSSKLSDSGVYTCHAVDDAMIFNVNIREPPATVVHPREDVHLEHQVSERIVLSCELSRSNAAVHWYKDGQELLESDDVILESEGPHRRLIILQGHTEDSGEYVCDTADDSIFYQVTVIEPAVQIVSPSQTPMELEFLTEDRVVLSCEVSRHNADVRWFQDGLELEETEDLILEAEGIHRRLIIPKAAVQDSAEYICDAVDDSVTFMVKITEPPVKFVRHHKAPGAVKVFVGDPVVLECEVSRSNAMVSWWKEGQEMEESREVTIEENGVLRRLTIHYPKLEDSGNYFCDAKDETMDFRVKVTEAPVQIKRKGELKTQQQVMVSDDVVLECELSRVNGTVKWYKDGEKITDNERVCLEEEGAFRSLVILNAETSDSGEYFCDACDDSVVYHVYVKEPPVTIIGNSDSPEHHSLIAGDDLVLTCELSRSNAMVEWYCNGKPLSSEDSRICIETLGSVRQLVISGLRPSDSAEYICDAGDDKMVTTVTVKEMPVQILNKDDAKESIEVVENESVTLCARVSKEDAVVQWLKNWRDMSGERYCTSSDGKSRLFSIHKVQLSDSGVYTCDAFSDEIHFTLQVKAAPITFERKQEKPEDVFATETENTIMSAVLSSDKSQVKWFRHQSQIFDSEKYEMRVEGRVHSLIVKNTSKEDCGMYTCVSQDDQMAFVVSVKELKLNFVRSLEEVYAYKDDTIILRCELCKPKGDVQWQKDGQKIRPSRYLVINADGREHSLTIHHATGNDTGEYVCESKDDKTCARVTVEMPRVVEVISELHNITVLEGEDATLKCVVSPEDAELVWHRNGNVVVPDDKFVVSRNGLCHTLTIRDCQLTDSSKVTAEAEGVVSEANLQVQEAQVLFTKKMETVIAEEHGEAMLEVEVSVESGEVQWMRQGVVIQPSPKFTLSAKGRKRSLTVHNLTFSDRGIFRCETLHDRTQGKLNVEPRKISIKKGLTDTETLERDTTSFEVEVSHVDVQGVWQKDGIRIKPNNNWRVSTHERMHALTMSNLTLEDSGTITFSAESVRTSARLTVKEPPVMFLRALEDLRIAESSGASFECELSRQNADVKWLKNGEELKPGKNYRIYSMGRKRFLQITKCGSADSGTYTCDAVDNKVTAVLEVYEREVKIVQGLQDAAIQEDENAVFMCEVSVENVKGEWLRNGEKIKPTSTIRIRQEGNKHFLLICNVKTEDSGKITFVAKQAESTANLEVEELPVQIVKPLRDKTALEKHRVILECTVSNPRCSVRWYQGKTLILPSDHYEICSEGCYRKLVIRQVTAMDEGTYSVQVGEHESSARLLVEG; encoded by the exons ATGGACGTGTTTGGTGGTGCCCCACGCTTCCTGGCATACCCTCGCCCCTTGGTGGTGCAGAGCGGCACTGACGCCGCGCTGAAGTGTCAGATTGCTGGGGACCCCCGGCCAGCCGTCATCTGGGAGCGCGCCAACAAGAAGCTCCACCCTGATGGACGTTACCGCCTCTTTGAAGACGGCAATGTCTACAACCTTATTATTTCCAGAGTGGGGGCGGAGGACAGTGGGCAGTATATCTGCAAGGCCAAAAACAGCATAGGGGAGACCTACGCCGCAGCTACTCTTAAGGTTGAGGGAGAGGCTCAAGAGAAGGAACTACGAGAGGAGAACAGGCCTCGCTTCCTCATCAAGCCTCTCTCAGTTCGAGTCGGCCGAGGTGAAGATGCCGTCTTTTCCTGCAAGCTGTGGGGCAAGCCCCGGCCGGAGATCATCTGGGAGAAGGACGGCAAGAAATTGAATGACATTTTTGAAAGTGCTCACTTTAGCATCGGCCACCAGGACGGGGGCTGGTTCCAGCTGAAGATTTTCCAGACCCGGGCCCCCGATGCAGGAGTCTACACCTGCCGGGCCAGGAATGAGTATGGTGAAGCGCTGGCTGGAGCAGTTTTGTTGGTGGACGCTGGGCCTGGACATGAGGAGGAGGCAGCAACCCGTAATGGGTATGCCAATGGACACTGGAAACACCATCAGGGCAAGCGTGGTTCGAGGTTTAACGGGACTCACAAGATCGAGGAGCCTGAGCCCAACTCAGCCAAAGTGAAAATGTTCACAGTTTCAGAAGGCAAGCATGCCAAGTTCCGTTGCTATGTCACAGGGAAGCCCAAACCAGAAATTGTGTGGAGGAAGGATGGCATTGTGATAATGTCTGGGAGGCGGTATCTATTGTATGAAGATCGGGAAGGCTACTTCACGCTGAAAGTGCTCTACTGTAAGCAGCAGGACAATGGGCTTTATGTCTGTGCGGCCTCCAACACAGCAGGACAGACCCTTAGTGCTGTGCATCTCAATGTTAAAG AGCCGACAGTACGGTTCAAGCAGCCCCTGAATGACGTGGAGGTGCGTGAGCGAGAGCTGGCTGTGCTGGAGTGCGAGGTCTCTGTGGACACCATTCCTACCACCTGGTACCTGGAAGATCGGCGACTGCAACCAGGAGCAAAGTATGGCATTGAGCAGCGTGGTACAGTGCGCCGACTCACCATCCGAGATATTGGGACAGATGATGATGGAATCTATCTCTGTGAGATGGCAGATGGAGGCCGGAGTATTGCTGAGGTGTCTGTCAGAG GTACAATTGTGCGCAGGCTTCCAAGGAAGGTGGATTTATTAGAAGGGGAGAATGCTGCTTTCTGCGTGGAGGTTAAGGAGGAAGAGATGGACATTCATTGGTACAAAGATGGACTAGAGCTTCGAGAGACACACCAAACCATCCTCAAATCCTTTGGCAAAACCCACATCCTTGTTTTTGTCAATGCAACACCCCAAGACTCCGGGATTGTGACTTTTATAGTGGGCAGATCCAAGACTTCTTCCCGGCTCCGTGTCAAGG CGGTCAGGAGGTCTCCACCCAGTTGCCCGGTTGGTGTGCAGATGAACACGGAGCGTTCGAACTCAGCGTTACTGTCCTGGGTCCCGGCACACGATTCACGCAAGAACCCCCCCACAGGGTACGTGCTGGAGAGGCAGGAGGTGGGCTCCCAGGAGTGGCTGCAGTGCCTGACCACAGAAATAGCCAGTGCGGTAGAAATCCTGGGCGACAGCGTGCCCTCTGAGGCAGACTACCGGTTCCGCATCTGCAGCGTTAACAAGTATGGCAGGAGCGGCCACGTGGAGTTCTCGTCAGTCGTCCACCTAG TGCCAGTGGCTCGGATAAAAACCCCTCTACAGGATGTCCTGGTGTCTGAGGGCAAAGATGCTAAGTTTTCCATTGAGCTGTCCACCCTGGTGATCGGGACCTGGTTTTTAAATGGTTCCCAAATCCAGGAGGATGAAAGGTACACCATACACCGCTCCCGTACAGAGCATTCCCTGCGTCTCAAAGCTACGAATCCGTCTGATAACAGGTCTGAAATCACCTTCATTGCCTATGGAGTAAGGGACTCGGCGATGCTCTATGTGCAAC CTCCGCCAGTGAAGTTTGAGCCTCTACCAGAGATGGACCGCAACAAAAAAATTGAAGCAGGCAGCCCTGTTGTGCTGTACTGTGAACTGTCAGATGCCAATGCGCATGTCCATTGGTACAAGGATGGGGTGGAGCTACACACACAAGAAGGAATTCACGTCCAATCAGAAGGCACCATGAGGAGGCTGGTCATCCAATCAGCAGATTTCTCTCATTCTGGGGAGTACAGGTGTGATGCCATTGATGATGTCCTCAAATTTAACGTGGACGTTGAAG CTCCACGGGTGAAGTTTGCAGCACTTTCGTTGATGGACCGTCACAAAAACATTGAATCGGGCAGCCCCATTGAGCTGTGCTGTGAACTGTCCAACCCCAACACTCAGGTCTGCTGGTACAAGGATGGAACAGAGCTCCACCCACAGGATGGGCTTGACATCCAATCAGAGGGCACCAAAAGGCAGCTGGTCATCCAATCAGCAAAAGTCTCCCACTCTGGGGTGTATACCTGTGACGCccttgatgatgtcatcaaattTAATGTGGCTGTTGAAG CTCCACCGGTGAAGTTTGCAGCCCTGTCAGAGATGGACCGCAACAAAAAAATTGAAGCAGGCAGCCCTGTTGTGCTGTACTGTGAACTGTCAGATGCCAATGCGCAGGTCCATTGGTACAAAGATGGGGTGGAGCTACACACACAAGAAGGAATTCACATCCAATCAGAAGGCACCACGAGGAGGTTGGTCATCCAATCAGCAGATTTCTCTCATTCTGGGGAGTACAGGTGTGATGCCATTGATGACGTCCTCAAATTTAACGTGGATGTTGAAG CTCCACGGGTGAAGTTTGCAGCACTTTCGTTGATGGACCGTCACAAAAACATTGAATCGGGCAGCCCCATTGAGCTGTGCTGTGAACTGTCCAACCCCAACATTCAGGTCTGCTGGTACAAGGACGGAACAGAGCTCCACCCACAGGATGGGCTTGACATCCAATCAGAGGGCACCAAAAGGCAGCTGGTCATCCAATCAGCAAAAGTCTCCCACTCTGGGGTGTATACCTGTGACGCccttgatgatgtcatcaaattTAACGTGGTTGTTGAAG CTCCACCGGTGAAGTTTGCAGCCCTGTCAGAGATGGACCGCTACAAAAAAATTGAAGCAGGCAGCCCTGTTGTGCTGTACTGTGAACTGTCAGATGCCAATGCGCAGGTCCATTGGTACAAAGATGGGGTGGAGCTACACACACAAGAAGGAATTCACATCCAATCAGAAGGCACCACGAGGAGGTTGGTCATCCAATCAGCAGATTTCTCTCATTCTGGGGAGTACAGGTGTGATGCCATTGATGACGTCCTCAAATTTAACGTGGATGTTGAAG CTCCACCGGTGAAGTTTGCAGCCCTGTCAGAGATGGACCGCAACAAAAAAATTGAAGCAGGCAGCCCTGTTGTGCTGTACTGTGAACTGTCAGATGCCAATGCGCAGGTCCATTGGTACAAAGATGGGGTGGAGCTACACACACAAGAAGGAATTCACATCCAATCAGAAGGCACCATGAGGAGGCTGGTCATCCAATCAGCAGAGGTGTCCCATTCGGGGGTGTACTGTTGTGACACTGTTGACGATGTCATCAAATTTAATGTGGATGTTGAAG CTCCACCGGTGAAGTTTGCAGCCCTGTCAGAGATGGACCGTCACAAAATCATTGAATCGGGCAGCCCCATTGAGCTGTGCTGTGAACTTTCTAATCCCAACACACTGGTCCACTGGTACAAGGATGGAACGAAGCTCCACCCACAGGAAGGCTTTAACATCCAATCAGTGGGAAGCACAAGGAGGCTGGTCATCCACTCAGCAGAGATTTCCCACTCTGGGGTGTACAGCTGTGACGctgttgatgatgtcatcaaattCAATGTGGATGTTGAAG CTCCACCGGTGAAGTTTGCAGCCCTGTCAGAGATGGACCGTCACAAAATCATTGAATCGGGCAGCCCCATTGAGCTGTGCTGTGAACTTTCTAATCCCAACACATGGGTACGCTGGTTCAAGGATGGAATGGAGCTCCACCCACAGGAAGGCTTTGACATCCAATCAGAGGGAAGCACAAGGAGGCTGATCATCCACTCAGCAGAGATTTCCCACTCTGGGCTGTATAGCTGTGATGctgttgatgatgtcatcaagTTTATCGTGGACGTTGAAG CTCCTCCTGTGAAATTTAACCCACTTCCTGAAGCTGACCTCCACAAAAGCATTGTTGAGTGCTCTCCCATTGTGCTGTACTGTGAGGTGTCTCGCCCTGATGCGCCTGTGCGCTGGTACAAGGATGGAATTGAAATCCAACCGAGAGATGGCATTACTGTTCAATCTGACAACACAATGAGGCGACTGGTTATCCAATCATCAAAACTCTCAGACTCTGGGGTTTACACCTGCCACGCAGTAGATGATGCAATGATTTTTAATGTGAACATTCGAG AGCCACCTGCGACTGTAGTACATCCAAGAGAGGACGTCCACCTGGAGCATCAGGTTTCCGAACGAATTGTGTTGAGCTGTGAGCTGTCCCGGTCCAATGCAGCTGTACACTGGTACAAGGATGGCCAGGAGCTTTTGGAAAGCGATGATGTCATCCTGGAATCTGAGGGACCTCACAGGAGGCTGATTATCCTCCAGGGACACACTGAAGATTCTGGGGAGTATGTTTGCGACACAGCAGATGACTCAATTTTCTATCAGGTTACAGTGATAG AACCTGCAGTCCAGATTGTGTCTCCTAGCCAGACCCCCATGGAGTTAGAATTCCTCACAGAAGATCGTGTGGTACTGAGCTGCGAGGTCTCTCGACACAATGCAGATGTGCGCTGGTTCCAGGATGGGCTGGAGTTAGAGGAGACAGAAGACCTCATCCTGGAGGCTGAAGGAATCCACAGGAGGCTCATTATCCCCAAGGCTGCAGTCCAAGACTCTGCCGAATACATCTGTGACGCAGTTGATGATTCAGTGACCTTCATGGTGAAAATTACAG AACCACCAGTGAAATTTGTGCGACATCACAAAGCTCCGGGGGCTGTTAAAGTTTTCGTGGGAGACCCTGTGGTCCTGGAGTGTGAGGTCTCCCGCTCTAATGCAATGGTGAGCTGGTGGAAAGAGGGTCAAGAGatggaggagagcagagaggTCACCATTGAGGAGAATGGAGTTCTCCGGCGGCTGACCATCCACTACCCCAAGCTAGAGGATTCTGGGAATTACTTTTGTGATGCCAAAGACGAGACAATGGATTTTAGAGTGAAAGTTACTG AGGCACCAGTGCAGATCAAGCGGAAAGGGGAACTGAAGACTCAGCAGCAGGTTATGGTTTCAGATGATGTTGTCCTGGAGTGTGAGCTCTCTCGAGTCAATGGGACCGTCAAGTGGTACAAAGACGGAGAGAAAATCACAGACAATGAGCGTGTCTGTCTGGAGGAGGAAGGGGCTTTCCGCTCGCTGGTCATCCTGAATGCAGAGACCTCAGACTCAGGGGAATACTTCTGTGATGCCTGTGATGACAGTGTTGTTTACCATGTCTATGTGAAAG AGCCTCCAGTGACCATCATAGGAAATTCGGACAGCCCTGAGCACCACAGTCTGATTGCTGGTGATGACCTTGTGTTGACCTGTGAACTCTCCCGGTCCAACGCCATGGTGGAGTGGTACTGCAACGGGAAGCCCTTGTCCTCAGAAGACTCCCGTATCTGCATAGAGACCCTCGGCTCAGTACGCCAGCTGGTCATCTCAGGCCTTCGACCCTCAGATTCGGCTGAATACATCTGTGATGCAGGCGATGACAAAATGGTTACCACAGTAACTGTAAAAG aGATGCCTGTTCAAATTCTGAACAAAGATGATGCGAAGGAGTCAATTGAAGTTGTGGAAAACGAAAGTGTGACGCTGTGTGCACGGGTCTCCAAGGAAGAtgctgtggtgcagtggttaaagaactGGAGGGACATGAGCGGGGAACGCTACTGCACAAGCAGTGATGGGAAGTCCCGCCTTTTCAGCATTCACAAAGTGCAGCTGTCAGACAGTGGAGTGTACACATGCGATGCCTTCAGTGATGAAATTCACTTCACGCTGCAGGTCAAAG CGGCTCCCATCACGTTTGAACGCAAACAGGAAAAGCCAGAGGATGTGTTTGCCACAGAAACTGAAAACACGATCATGTCAGCAGTGTTGTCAAGTGATAAAAGTCAGGTGAAGTGGTTCCGTCACCAAAGCCAGATCTTTGACAGCGAGAAGTACGAGATGAGGGTGGAGGGTAGAGTTCACAGCCTCATTGTGAAGAACACGTCCAAGGAAGACTGCGGCATGTATACCTGCGTCTCTCAGGACGATCAAATGGCGTTTGTCGTCAGTGTGAAAG AGCTGAAGTTGAATTTTGTCCGAAGTTTGGAAGAGGTCTACGCTTACAAAGATGACACAATCATTCTACGTTGTGAACTCTGCAAACCGAAGGGAGATGTCCAGTGGCAGAAAGATGGCCAAAAGATCAGGCCCAGCAGATATCTTGTTATCAATGCCGACGGTCGCGAGCACTCACTGACCATTCACCATGCTACAGGCAACGACACTGGGGAGTACGTCTGTGAATCCAAAGATGACAAGACATGTGCCAGAGTTACTGTGGAGA TGCCTCGGGTGGTGGAGGTCATCTCAGAACTGCACAACATCACCGTGCTGGAAGGGGAAGACGCCACATTGAAGTGCGTTGTGTCACCAGAAGATGCCGAGCTGGTGTGGCACAGGAACGGCAATGTGGTTGTTCCAGATGACAAGTTTGTGGTGTCCAGAAACGGGCTGTGTCACACACTGACTATCCGAGACTGCCAGCTTACAGACAGCTCCAAGGTGACGGCTGAGGCTGAGGGGGTGGTGTCGGAGGCCAACCTTCAGGTTCAGG AAGCACAGGTCCTGTTCACAAAGAAGATGGAAACCGTGATTGCAGAGGAGCATGGGGAGGCCATGCTGGAAGTGGAGGTCAGTGTGGAATCAGGGGAGGTCCAGTGGATGAGACAGGGTGTGGTCATCCAGCCCAGCCCCAAATTCACACTGAGTGCGAAAGGGAGGAAGCGCAGCCTCACTGTCCACAACCTCACCTTCTCAGACCGGGGCATCTTCCGCTGTGAGACACTACATGACCGGACACAGGGCAAGCTCAACGTGGAGC CCAGGAAAATCTCAATTAAGAAAGGCCTGACTGATACGGAAACGTTAGAGCGGGACACGACCTCATTTGAGGTGGAAGTCTCGCACGTGGATGTGCAGGGGGTGTGGCAGAAGGACGGGATCCGCATCAAACCCAACAATAACTGGAGAGTCAGCACACACGAGAGGATGCATGCACTCACCATGTCCAATCTCACACTGGAGGACAGCGGCACCATCACCTTCAGTGCAGAGAGCGTGAGAACATCAGCGAGACTCACTGTGAAAG AACCCCCAGTGATGTTCCTGAGAGCCCTTGAGGATCTCCGGATAGCTGAAAGTTCTGGAGCATCGTTTGAGTGTGAGCTGTCTAGGCAGAATGCAGATGTTAAGTGGTTAAAG AACGGAGAGGAGCTGAAACCAGGGAAGAACTATCGCATCTACTCAATGGGGAGGAAGCGGTTTCTTCAGATAACGAAGTGCGGGAGCGCAGATTCAGGGACTTACACCTGCGACGCTGTGGACAACAAAGTGACCGCTGTCTTGGAAGTCTACG AGCGGGAGGTGAAGATAGTGCAAGGACTGCAGGATGCTGCTATCCAGGAGGACGAGAACGCTGTGTTTATGTGCGAGGTGTCAGTGGAGAATGTGAAGGGAGAGTGGCTCAGAAACGGGGAGAAAATCAAGCCCACCAGCACCATCAGAATTCGTCAGGAAG